The proteins below are encoded in one region of Holophagaceae bacterium:
- a CDS encoding NAD(P)H-dependent oxidoreductase subunit E, whose amino-acid sequence MNHPLPPETADHALATGERLPKSERTEFSPEAVAEIQAIAAKYPDKLAATLPALYIAQRDFGFVSLDAMKAVARALSIPEGHVFGVASFYTLYQKKPVGKFHLQVCTNISCALNGSAEFLEKVCKKTGCKPGGGPSPDGMWSVEEAECLASCASGPCMQVNTDVYDENIDDAKLNEILQACERGEYREWAK is encoded by the coding sequence ATGAACCATCCTCTTCCTCCCGAGACAGCCGACCATGCTTTGGCAACCGGAGAGCGCCTGCCAAAAAGCGAGCGCACCGAATTCAGCCCTGAAGCCGTGGCGGAAATCCAGGCCATCGCCGCGAAATACCCGGACAAACTGGCGGCCACGCTGCCTGCGCTGTACATCGCACAGCGGGATTTCGGGTTCGTGAGCCTGGATGCCATGAAAGCCGTGGCCCGGGCCCTGTCCATTCCCGAAGGCCATGTGTTCGGGGTGGCCAGTTTCTACACTCTGTACCAAAAAAAGCCCGTGGGTAAATTCCACTTGCAGGTCTGCACGAACATCAGCTGCGCCCTGAATGGCAGCGCTGAATTCCTGGAGAAGGTGTGTAAGAAGACTGGCTGCAAACCCGGTGGCGGCCCTTCCCCTGACGGGATGTGGAGCGTAGAAGAAGCTGAATGCCTGGCTTCCTGCGCCAGCGGGCCTTGCATGCAGGTGAACACCGACGTCTACGATGAGAACATTGACGATGCCAAGCTGAATGAAATTCTCCAGGCCTGCGAGCGCGGAGAATACCGGGAATGGGCCAAATAG
- the nuoD gene encoding NADH dehydrogenase (quinone) subunit D translates to MESIALSAQQLDGDRMVVNMGPTHPATHGTLRIVLELEGEFITRATPEIGYLHRGVEKLGENLSYHQFVTLTDRLNYCSSIMNNVGYSHAVEKLLGIEIPERAKIIRVLVSELARLADHVVCIGINAVDIGAFTAFLYLFRQRETVYDLFEMAAGQRLHTSFTRVGGLFRDLPEDFFPLAERFLEECPPTIDELEGLLTRNPIWHDRTKGVGALAPEEAISWGYTGPCLRACGVPQDLRKTQPYLGYDQYDFDIPVGTTGDVFDRYLVRVEEMRQSLRIIRQALDKLREFGPGPVLVDDYKVALPPKEKVYTRMESLIHHFKLVMHGIEMPVGEIYSATEAANGELGFYIVSDGGKSPYRIRVRPPCLPIFSSFDQKVRGRLIADAVAELGAMNIIAGELDR, encoded by the coding sequence ATGGAATCCATCGCACTCTCCGCCCAGCAGCTCGACGGCGACCGGATGGTCGTCAACATGGGGCCGACGCATCCGGCCACCCATGGCACGCTCCGCATCGTGCTGGAGCTGGAGGGGGAATTCATCACCCGCGCCACCCCGGAAATCGGCTACCTGCACCGCGGCGTGGAGAAACTCGGCGAGAACTTGAGCTACCACCAGTTCGTGACCCTCACGGACCGCCTGAACTACTGCTCCTCGATCATGAACAACGTCGGCTATTCCCACGCGGTGGAAAAGCTCCTGGGCATCGAGATCCCCGAGCGCGCGAAGATCATCCGCGTGCTGGTGTCGGAGCTGGCGCGCCTGGCGGACCATGTGGTCTGCATCGGCATCAACGCCGTGGACATTGGCGCCTTCACGGCCTTCCTCTACTTGTTCAGACAGCGCGAGACGGTCTACGACCTGTTCGAGATGGCCGCGGGCCAGCGCCTGCACACGAGCTTCACCCGCGTGGGCGGCCTCTTCCGCGATCTTCCGGAAGACTTCTTCCCGCTGGCGGAGCGCTTCCTGGAAGAGTGCCCCCCCACGATCGACGAACTCGAGGGGCTGCTCACCCGCAACCCCATCTGGCACGACCGCACCAAGGGCGTCGGCGCGCTGGCGCCCGAGGAAGCCATCTCCTGGGGCTACACCGGCCCCTGCCTCCGGGCCTGCGGCGTCCCGCAGGACCTGCGCAAGACCCAGCCCTACCTCGGCTACGACCAGTACGACTTCGACATTCCCGTAGGCACCACGGGCGATGTGTTCGACCGCTACCTGGTGCGGGTCGAGGAAATGAGGCAGTCGCTCCGAATCATCCGCCAGGCCCTCGACAAGCTGCGCGAGTTCGGCCCGGGCCCGGTTCTGGTGGACGACTACAAAGTGGCCCTTCCCCCCAAGGAGAAGGTCTACACCCGGATGGAGAGCCTGATCCACCACTTCAAGCTCGTCATGCACGGCATCGAGATGCCGGTCGGCGAAATCTACAGCGCCACCGAGGCCGCCAACGGCGAGCTCGGCTTCTACATCGTCAGCGATGGCGGCAAGAGCCCCTACCGCATCCGGGTCCGTCCCCCCTGCCTGCCCATCTTCAGCAGCTTCGACCAGAAGGTCCGCGGCCGCCTGATCGCCGACGCCGTCGCCGAACTCGGCGCGATGAATATCATTGCAGGCGAGCTCGACCGCTGA
- a CDS encoding winged helix DNA-binding protein, with the protein MRLREELKISKPIEPGHEVALALLLTREYVSRILDEQVFKKAEITDQQFNVLRILKGGPKEGYLIGEIKGRMIFRNADVPRLVNRLTGQGLVKRCENPRDRRGSRIRLTPKGDAFQDKVKPIHAVVCERIDGCLSDEERIQLLDLLERLRDHYRLMLAEGPEE; encoded by the coding sequence ATGCGCCTGCGCGAAGAACTCAAGATCAGCAAACCCATCGAACCCGGACACGAGGTGGCCTTGGCCTTGCTGCTCACGCGGGAGTATGTTTCCAGGATCCTGGATGAGCAGGTCTTCAAGAAGGCCGAGATAACGGATCAGCAATTCAACGTGCTGCGCATCCTCAAAGGCGGTCCGAAGGAGGGCTACCTGATCGGCGAGATCAAAGGCCGCATGATCTTCCGCAACGCCGATGTGCCGCGGCTGGTGAACCGCCTGACCGGCCAGGGGCTGGTGAAACGCTGCGAGAACCCCCGGGACCGGAGGGGCAGCCGCATCCGCCTGACGCCCAAAGGGGACGCGTTCCAGGACAAGGTGAAGCCCATCCACGCCGTGGTCTGCGAACGGATCGACGGCTGCCTTTCCGATGAAGAACGCATCCAGTTGCTGGATCTGCTGGAGCGGCTGCGGGACCACTACCGGCTGATGCTTGCAGAGGGCCCTGAAGAGTAG
- a CDS encoding NADH-quinone oxidoreductase subunit C, whose product MILEQIEERLPGAITDRHAFRGDSTIVVVKEKFLDVVDLIFNDGYQLLVDITAVDWPERRMGDREVRFDVVYHWLNLTSQERLRIKVPVAEGESVPSLADPGLKHPFKTADWFEREVFDLFGIPFEGHPNLVRLLTWRDFPGHALRKDFPLDGGDSFCMADSTAPYAKHIPTTNP is encoded by the coding sequence ATGATCCTCGAACAAATTGAAGAGCGGCTCCCGGGCGCCATCACGGATCGACACGCATTCCGGGGCGACTCGACCATCGTCGTCGTGAAGGAAAAATTTCTCGATGTGGTGGACCTCATTTTCAACGACGGCTACCAGCTCCTGGTGGACATCACGGCGGTGGACTGGCCTGAGCGCCGGATGGGGGACCGAGAGGTGCGGTTCGACGTCGTCTACCACTGGCTCAACCTGACCAGCCAGGAACGCCTGCGCATCAAGGTCCCGGTGGCGGAGGGCGAATCGGTCCCGAGCCTCGCGGATCCGGGCCTCAAACACCCCTTCAAGACCGCCGACTGGTTCGAGCGCGAGGTCTTCGACCTGTTCGGCATCCCCTTCGAGGGCCACCCCAACCTGGTGCGCCTGCTGACCTGGCGGGATTTCCCGGGCCACGCGCTGCGCAAGGACTTCCCCCTCGACGGCGGCGATTCCTTCTGCATGGCCGACAGCACCGCGCCCTACGCGAAGCACATTCCCACGACGAACCCGTGA
- a CDS encoding DNA ligase has protein sequence MEASRKPSIFSFLLMAALLPAMAGSPASAPQQKPAPSMLLANVLGPHVDPARYLVSEKYDGVRAMWDGRLLRFRSGREVRAPRWFLDRLPAQALDGELWLGRGRFEELSGFVRKSEPVEEEWRQIRYMVFELPDAPGTFTERAQRLQEVAAAARWPQLVAVPQSPVKDRRTLQARLDEVVRGGGEGLMLHLAEAPYLTGRSDVLLKLKPLMDTEAVVVGHIAGRGKHKGLLGALRVETPEGRRFDIGTGFSDQDRKHPPAVSATITYTYRGLTRSGLPRFASYLRLRESF, from the coding sequence ATGGAAGCATCCAGGAAACCATCGATCTTCAGCTTCCTCCTGATGGCGGCGCTCCTTCCCGCGATGGCCGGAAGCCCGGCTTCCGCTCCGCAGCAGAAACCCGCGCCGTCCATGCTCCTGGCCAACGTGCTGGGTCCGCACGTGGACCCGGCTAGATACCTTGTGAGCGAAAAATACGATGGCGTCCGCGCGATGTGGGATGGCAGGCTGCTCCGCTTCCGCAGCGGCCGGGAGGTCCGAGCGCCGCGTTGGTTCCTTGACCGGCTTCCGGCTCAGGCCCTGGACGGCGAACTCTGGCTGGGCCGGGGGCGCTTTGAGGAGCTGTCAGGTTTCGTGCGCAAATCGGAACCCGTGGAGGAGGAATGGCGGCAGATCAGGTATATGGTCTTCGAGCTTCCGGACGCCCCTGGCACCTTCACCGAACGGGCGCAGCGCCTCCAGGAAGTCGCGGCCGCAGCCCGCTGGCCTCAGCTCGTGGCCGTCCCGCAGAGCCCCGTCAAGGACCGCAGGACGCTGCAGGCGAGGCTCGACGAGGTCGTCCGCGGCGGCGGTGAAGGCCTGATGCTCCACCTGGCGGAGGCGCCCTACCTTACGGGCCGCAGCGACGTCCTGCTCAAGCTCAAACCCCTGATGGACACCGAGGCGGTGGTCGTCGGGCACATTGCCGGGAGGGGCAAGCACAAGGGCCTGCTTGGCGCCCTTCGCGTGGAAACGCCCGAAGGCAGGCGTTTCGACATTGGCACCGGCTTCAGTGATCAGGATCGGAAGCACCCGCCTGCCGTCAGTGCCACCATCACCTACACCTACCGCGGACTCACGCGCAGCGGGCTGCCCCGCTTCGCCAGCTACCTCCGGCTGCGGGAATCGTTCTGA
- a CDS encoding YceI family protein, translating into MRAALNPLRLVLPALLLAAPAFATDTYKIDASHSEVGFKVRHLISRTAGRFTKFNGTIQLDEQRIENSNVSVSIDVASINTDNANRDGHLRSADFFDAEKFPAITFKSTSVKEVSKGHLQVTGDFTMHGVTKSITIPITSLGGMATPFKDFRAGFEGSLKLNRQDFGVKWNKTLDAGGTMLSDDIDINLAIEAVKQAPEAKK; encoded by the coding sequence ATGCGCGCAGCCCTCAATCCTTTACGCCTCGTCCTGCCGGCCCTGCTGCTGGCGGCCCCGGCCTTCGCCACCGACACCTACAAGATCGATGCCTCCCATTCCGAGGTCGGATTTAAGGTCCGCCACCTGATTTCCCGGACCGCGGGACGGTTCACGAAGTTCAACGGGACGATCCAACTCGATGAACAGCGCATCGAAAATTCGAACGTGTCCGTGAGCATCGACGTCGCCAGCATCAACACGGACAACGCCAACCGCGACGGCCATCTGCGATCGGCGGACTTTTTCGATGCCGAAAAATTCCCCGCCATCACCTTCAAGAGCACTTCGGTCAAGGAGGTCTCCAAAGGCCATTTGCAGGTCACCGGCGATTTCACCATGCACGGCGTCACCAAGAGCATCACCATCCCCATCACCAGCCTTGGCGGCATGGCCACCCCCTTCAAGGATTTCCGCGCGGGTTTCGAAGGCAGCCTCAAGCTCAACCGCCAGGATTTCGGCGTGAAATGGAACAAGACCCTGGATGCCGGCGGAACCATGCTCAGCGATGACATCGACATCAACCTCGCCATCGAGGCGGTCAAGCAGGCGCCCGAAGCGAAAAAATGA
- the nuoB gene encoding NADH-quinone oxidoreductase subunit NuoB, with product MASELNINDAVLTTRLDTVVNWARKNSLWPMPFGTACCAIEFMSVMASKYDMSRFGAEAMRFSPRQSDMMLVLGTVTNKLAPVLRTIYAQMAEPKWVISVGVCASSGGMYRTYATLQGIDRVVPVDVYVPGCPPRPESMLYGLMKLQEKIEKESLSMRKDHILRFYESLERQKELEASRGLSPHQAVREMILDAGDRGLATIF from the coding sequence ATGGCGTCCGAACTGAACATCAACGATGCGGTGCTCACCACCCGGCTAGACACGGTTGTGAACTGGGCCCGCAAGAATAGCCTCTGGCCCATGCCCTTCGGCACCGCCTGCTGCGCCATCGAATTCATGAGCGTCATGGCTTCCAAATACGATATGTCCCGCTTCGGCGCTGAAGCCATGCGCTTCAGCCCGCGGCAAAGCGACATGATGCTGGTCCTGGGCACGGTCACCAACAAACTGGCGCCGGTGCTCCGCACCATCTACGCCCAGATGGCAGAGCCCAAATGGGTCATCAGCGTCGGCGTCTGCGCGTCGAGCGGCGGCATGTACCGCACCTACGCCACGCTGCAGGGCATCGACCGGGTGGTGCCCGTGGATGTCTACGTGCCTGGCTGCCCGCCCCGCCCCGAAAGCATGCTCTACGGCCTGATGAAGCTGCAGGAAAAGATCGAAAAGGAATCCCTTTCCATGCGCAAAGACCACATCTTGCGGTTCTACGAGAGCCTGGAACGGCAGAAGGAACTGGAGGCCAGCCGCGGACTGAGCCCCCACCAGGCTGTCCGCGAAATGATCCTGGATGCGGGAGATCGCGGTCTGGCGACGATTTTTTAA